The proteins below come from a single Chryseobacterium capnotolerans genomic window:
- a CDS encoding alkaline phosphatase family protein encodes MKTKLFSMAVVMSCFLGAQTKKVLFIGIDGCRADVMMSTNTPNIKNLISQSIYSLDGLCAATTWSGNGWSTMLTGVWHTKHNVQDNNFTSPNYANYPDFLTRAESHNPNLKTISLAHWAPVNDKIVQNADVKTNLATDLAVKNAAVNALQNDNPDILFVDFDDVDHAGHSYGFSSAVPQYISSIQTIDTYIGEIVNAMKNRATYNNEDWLVVVTTDHGATDTSHGGGNLSERNIFTIYSNPGFTPQQISKTILESNKTFNQLNLPSGTYAKPANQTSFNFGSNQDFTIEFWVKPNAAYTSDPVFLGNKNWANGKNKGVIFSGFSGQTFKMNIGDGTNRIDLVGGKLETNKWKHIAASFDRDGLVTLYEDGVPVTFAKMNTIGNIDSALPFTLNQDGTNTYSVNLAASYKDVRIWKSALPNDVIANWATQDITSSHPYYSQLLANWKCNETSGNTLADSGPNANHMSITGAPNYTVNASNNFKAYDYTSTTRETDHFPTVLNWLCIPIQPSWGIDGVNRGPDCSKQVLSTKEIKLTANDFKVYPNPASTQINIIYQSEDKEIKAEILDTKGSLVSTKNLKSSQGNYEEKISIENLPSGMYFIKLNGTKTSMTKAFIKK; translated from the coding sequence ATGAAAACAAAACTATTCTCAATGGCTGTTGTAATGAGCTGTTTCCTTGGAGCTCAAACTAAAAAAGTCCTTTTTATCGGCATTGATGGATGCCGTGCAGATGTTATGATGTCTACCAACACTCCTAATATCAAAAACCTCATCAGTCAATCTATTTATTCACTTGATGGTTTGTGTGCCGCCACAACCTGGAGCGGAAATGGCTGGAGCACAATGCTTACAGGTGTTTGGCATACTAAGCATAATGTCCAGGACAATAATTTTACCAGTCCAAACTATGCAAATTATCCGGATTTCTTAACCAGAGCGGAAAGCCACAACCCTAATCTGAAAACCATTTCGCTGGCACATTGGGCTCCCGTGAATGATAAAATAGTGCAGAATGCAGATGTAAAAACCAATCTGGCAACCGATCTCGCGGTAAAAAATGCAGCAGTAAATGCTTTACAGAATGATAATCCCGATATTTTGTTCGTAGATTTTGATGATGTGGATCATGCAGGACATTCTTATGGATTTTCTTCTGCCGTTCCACAGTATATTTCTTCTATTCAGACAATTGATACTTATATTGGTGAGATTGTAAACGCTATGAAAAACAGAGCCACTTACAATAACGAAGACTGGCTTGTGGTTGTAACAACAGATCACGGAGCAACAGATACTTCTCATGGTGGGGGAAATCTATCTGAGCGAAATATCTTTACCATCTACTCTAATCCTGGATTTACTCCTCAACAAATCAGTAAAACCATTCTGGAGTCCAATAAGACCTTTAATCAACTTAATCTTCCTTCGGGAACTTATGCAAAACCTGCTAACCAGACTTCATTCAATTTTGGTTCAAACCAAGACTTTACAATTGAATTTTGGGTAAAACCTAATGCAGCCTACACCAGCGATCCTGTATTTCTAGGTAATAAAAACTGGGCGAATGGAAAAAACAAAGGAGTCATCTTCTCAGGATTCTCTGGACAGACTTTTAAAATGAATATCGGAGATGGGACCAACCGTATTGATCTTGTGGGCGGAAAATTAGAAACCAATAAATGGAAACATATTGCTGCAAGCTTCGACAGAGATGGTCTTGTTACTTTATATGAAGACGGCGTTCCGGTGACTTTTGCAAAAATGAATACCATCGGAAATATTGATTCTGCGCTTCCATTTACATTAAATCAGGACGGGACCAATACATACAGCGTAAATCTTGCTGCTTCTTATAAGGATGTAAGAATCTGGAAATCTGCACTTCCTAATGACGTAATTGCCAATTGGGCGACCCAGGATATTACCTCTTCGCACCCTTATTATTCTCAGCTATTGGCTAACTGGAAGTGTAATGAGACTTCGGGAAATACTTTGGCTGATTCAGGGCCTAATGCCAATCATATGAGTATTACAGGGGCTCCGAACTATACGGTCAATGCTTCAAACAATTTTAAAGCTTATGATTATACCTCAACCACAAGAGAAACAGATCATTTTCCAACAGTATTAAACTGGCTTTGTATTCCGATTCAGCCTTCATGGGGAATAGATGGTGTTAACAGAGGTCCGGACTGTTCAAAACAGGTATTATCAACCAAAGAAATCAAACTGACGGCTAACGATTTTAAAGTATATCCTAATCCTGCTTCTACTCAAATCAATATCATCTATCAATCAGAGGATAAGGAAATTAAGGCTGAAATATTGGATACTAAAGGATCATTGGTTTCCACCAAAAACTTAAAGTCTTCCCAAGGAAATTACGAGGAGAAAATCAGTATTGAAAATCTTCCTTCCGGAATGTATTTTATTAAGCTTAATGGAACTAAAACATCTATGACAAAAGCATTTATCAAGAAATAA
- a CDS encoding HAD-IA family hydrolase produces MKNIELLVLDMAGTTVDEDNVVYKTVAEAVNEHGYDVTLEQVLITCAGMEKLEAITSLLKEINGNEADAPTIFDNFSGKLKEAYQNLEVKPINGTENFLLKMKAQHKKVVLNTGYTSEIAQQLLDKLQWKENIHFDALITADDVSESRPSPEMIHLAMKKFNIQEPEKVLKAGDSVIDIEEGKNAGCGLTIAVLSGAQNRSELEKAKPDYIFNTISEAENIL; encoded by the coding sequence ATGAAAAATATAGAATTATTGGTTCTGGATATGGCCGGAACTACGGTGGATGAAGATAATGTAGTGTACAAAACGGTAGCTGAAGCCGTTAATGAGCATGGTTATGACGTTACTCTGGAACAGGTACTTATTACTTGTGCAGGAATGGAAAAATTGGAAGCCATCACCAGTTTATTAAAGGAAATCAATGGAAATGAAGCGGATGCTCCCACTATTTTTGACAACTTCTCCGGAAAATTAAAAGAGGCCTATCAGAATCTTGAGGTAAAACCCATCAACGGAACGGAAAACTTTCTCCTTAAAATGAAGGCTCAACATAAAAAAGTGGTTCTAAACACCGGCTATACTTCTGAGATTGCCCAGCAGCTTCTGGACAAACTTCAATGGAAGGAAAATATACATTTTGATGCTTTAATCACTGCTGATGATGTTTCAGAAAGCAGACCAAGCCCGGAAATGATTCATCTTGCTATGAAAAAATTCAATATTCAGGAGCCGGAAAAGGTGTTGAAAGCCGGAGATTCCGTGATCGATATTGAAGAAGGGAAAAATGCAGGATGTGGATTAACAATTGCCGTCCTTTCCGGAGCCCAAAACAGATCAGAACTGGAAAAGGCTAAGCCTGATTATATTTTCAATACGATTTCTGAGGCCGAGAATATTCTTTAG
- a CDS encoding TIGR03364 family FAD-dependent oxidoreductase yields the protein MTTKFDLLVVGGGILGTFHAYHALKRNLKVALLERNSIPQGATVRNFGQVVPSGMDLKWQNFGRESLAIYNELHTQADLTIRQNGSVYIASNDEELQLIEELYEINRNNDYESILLSKNDCIKKYDGLRSDYCKGGLFFPQELSVDSADMIVKLHQLLQEKMGLQIIYNTTVIETHEDDQKCIAITADGEEYTASKIIICGGHEFKTLYPSVFNKSDLEVSKLQMLQTKPQGIYSLQGNILTGLSIRRYESFSECPSFQKIKSLEDPNSFEKKFGVHILFKQALDGSIILGDSHEYADAKNADDLGFDLNMEIDEFMIHEAKKIIDLPTYEIQRRWFGVYSQCKTKDIFEHSPSPNIHIVTGIGGKGMTGSGGFSKFNIDKIYA from the coding sequence ATGACAACAAAATTTGATTTACTCGTTGTGGGCGGCGGAATTTTAGGAACATTCCATGCTTATCATGCGCTGAAGAGAAACCTTAAGGTAGCTTTACTGGAAAGAAACTCAATCCCTCAGGGCGCCACGGTAAGGAATTTCGGACAGGTAGTGCCTTCCGGAATGGATCTTAAATGGCAAAACTTCGGAAGAGAAAGTCTCGCAATATATAATGAACTTCATACTCAGGCAGACCTTACCATCAGACAAAACGGATCGGTTTATATTGCTTCCAATGATGAGGAGCTTCAGCTTATTGAAGAGCTGTATGAGATCAACAGAAATAATGATTATGAATCTATTTTATTATCCAAAAATGACTGCATCAAGAAATATGACGGTCTTCGTTCCGACTATTGTAAAGGCGGATTGTTCTTTCCACAGGAGCTTTCTGTAGATTCTGCGGATATGATTGTAAAACTTCACCAGCTTTTACAGGAAAAAATGGGATTGCAGATCATTTATAACACCACTGTTATTGAAACCCATGAAGACGATCAGAAATGTATTGCCATCACAGCAGACGGAGAAGAATATACAGCCTCAAAGATCATCATTTGCGGTGGGCATGAGTTCAAAACTTTATATCCTAGCGTATTCAATAAAAGTGATTTGGAAGTAAGCAAGCTTCAGATGCTTCAAACCAAACCTCAGGGAATCTATTCTCTTCAGGGAAATATTCTGACTGGGCTTTCAATCAGACGGTATGAATCATTTAGCGAATGTCCTTCTTTCCAGAAAATCAAATCATTAGAAGATCCTAATTCGTTTGAGAAGAAATTTGGAGTTCACATCTTATTCAAGCAGGCATTGGACGGATCTATCATTTTAGGAGATTCTCATGAATATGCTGATGCCAAAAATGCTGATGATCTTGGTTTTGATCTGAATATGGAAATTGATGAATTCATGATTCATGAAGCGAAGAAAATCATCGATCTTCCTACTTATGAAATCCAGAGAAGATGGTTTGGGGTATATTCTCAATGCAAAACAAAGGATATTTTTGAACACAGTCCATCTCCAAACATTCATATTGTAACGGGAATTGGAGGAAAGGGAATGACAGGAAGCGGAGGCTTCTCTAAGTTTAACATAGACAAAATTTACGCATAA
- a CDS encoding DUF5690 family protein — translation MARTINKKTIVTLKAAFAAFGVYFCMYGFRKPFTVASFEGLSYFGVDYKILIIIAQAVGYFISKFIGIKFISELKPAKRLTYLFSFIAIAELSLLGFAVVPAPYNILFMFLNGIPLGMIWGIVFSYIEGRKTTEIIGLFLCSSFVVSSGFTKSVGKFLMDTFSVSEFWMPFSAGLIFIIPLILFGILLERIPKPSEEDVMLKSKRQPLNGKERKALVQQFFVPIVCIIFLYICLTVLRDFRDNFNREIWDGLHFSFDSSIFTLTEIPIAIMVLLILSFMVKVKNNKKAFAYYHYILFAGILTVGLSTYLFQQQALSPFLWMTISGFGMYICYIPFNGIYFDRMIAAFDIKGNVGFLIYIVDSFGYLGSVLILLYKNFGSAQTSWLTFYISLNYIITISVLILSIIAFLAFRRKAKPNSNSNQFINFDTSKIL, via the coding sequence ATGGCCAGAACCATCAATAAAAAAACAATAGTAACACTAAAGGCAGCCTTTGCCGCCTTTGGTGTATACTTCTGCATGTACGGCTTCAGAAAACCTTTTACTGTAGCCTCTTTTGAAGGACTCTCCTATTTCGGGGTTGATTATAAAATCCTGATTATCATTGCGCAGGCTGTAGGATATTTTATTTCCAAGTTTATAGGAATTAAATTTATTTCTGAATTAAAACCCGCGAAAAGACTAACTTATCTATTTTCTTTTATCGCCATTGCAGAGCTTTCTTTATTAGGATTTGCCGTTGTCCCTGCTCCTTATAATATTCTTTTTATGTTCTTAAATGGAATCCCGCTGGGAATGATCTGGGGTATCGTTTTTTCTTACATCGAAGGCCGCAAAACAACAGAAATCATCGGACTTTTCCTGTGTTCAAGCTTTGTAGTTTCTTCAGGTTTTACCAAGTCTGTAGGAAAATTTTTAATGGATACTTTTTCTGTTTCAGAATTCTGGATGCCTTTTTCTGCGGGATTAATTTTTATTATTCCCTTGATTCTTTTCGGAATCCTTTTGGAAAGAATTCCCAAGCCAAGTGAAGAAGATGTTATGCTTAAAAGTAAAAGACAGCCTCTGAACGGAAAGGAAAGAAAGGCTCTTGTTCAGCAGTTTTTTGTTCCAATCGTGTGCATTATTTTTCTTTATATCTGCCTGACGGTTTTAAGAGATTTCAGAGATAATTTCAACCGTGAGATCTGGGATGGGCTTCATTTTAGTTTTGACAGTTCTATTTTTACCCTTACAGAAATTCCGATTGCGATCATGGTTCTCCTGATCCTGAGTTTCATGGTGAAGGTAAAAAATAATAAAAAGGCTTTCGCTTACTATCATTACATTCTTTTTGCAGGAATTCTTACAGTGGGGCTTTCTACATATTTATTCCAGCAGCAAGCATTATCTCCTTTTTTATGGATGACCATTTCCGGTTTTGGGATGTATATCTGCTATATTCCGTTTAATGGAATTTATTTTGACAGAATGATCGCTGCTTTCGATATTAAAGGAAATGTAGGATTTCTGATCTATATTGTAGATTCTTTCGGATATCTGGGAAGCGTTTTGATCCTGTTGTATAAAAACTTCGGATCTGCACAGACTTCATGGCTTACTTTTTATATCAGCCTGAATTATATTATCACCATCAGTGTTTTAATTCTTTCAATTATTGCTTTTCTGGCTTTCAGAAGAAAGGCAAAACCTAATTCAAATTCTAATCAATTCATCAATTTCGATACGTCGAAAATCTTATAA
- a CDS encoding TonB-dependent receptor → MKTNLEKILTLASVCFITFISAQKQLIIGTVLDDSQPLPGATVKIKGSSKSITTDVDGKFTINDIKEGEYSLQISYIGYTSTDITVNLKTDETTDLGTIKLSQPRKNIDEVIVTGTLKNTEARALNLQKNAINITNVIASDGIGKLPDRNAAETVQRVQGVSIERDQGEGRFVSLRGLPPFWASTTINGNRLPTAEEETTSRATAFDFFPTELISYVHVNKSFTPDLEADGIGGGVNFITKTPPMKTEFKATLGSGYNAKADKGVYNLGFLFGGRTKDKKFGYLFNFAHFIRNWSTDNFEARRSGDEGVFRMELRDYNGVRKTTGINAAFEYVLSPKNTLYLKGMYGTLSDDETHYKHRVRFDKFSSANNTARVELQNIHNLLITELTSVSLGGVHNLNKGKIDWDLSYYDNQFKYGNIPDKQNNSYYVIKYTQSGVGINPDYISDRGNGPRAYWKADGGKLDYKNPDALFGFYSNPDFKMDATQMKFTDLEFYKVFVQEKDKIVAAFNHEINASDKLTLKYGFKYRDKERNAKFSDIFYNWSNGAAPLLSGYSQFITTQPNGRKYLSEMNAHIGNTFGPVLSTGGMNQFWYDNQGNLKINTADSESLEYNKALGRNFDVFEKHADAFGMATYKLNDKITLLGGIRLSNTNTKVKGYNVIDDVLTPVEHTKNYLAVLPMLHLKYTLNDKTNLRFAATRTFSRPNFGDLTPGGTYSEADNEFKGGNPNLNPTYSLNFDLIGEYYFSNVGILSGGIFYKSITDPIFQDSFIGEYNGMNGVQFTAPNNGNAAWLGGLELGITKRFDFLPGFLKYFGAQVNATFMTSEMEKPSGRKVALPYQAKELYNVQLFFEKKGFNARIAYNYKGKYAVEYAEDDINDSYYGKYSSLDFGGSYQFTKNIGLYMDINNILNKPLIYHFGKNEDRPEQVEYYGVRCNLGIKLNF, encoded by the coding sequence ATGAAAACAAATTTAGAGAAAATACTTACCCTTGCTTCTGTCTGTTTCATCACTTTTATTTCAGCACAAAAGCAGTTAATTATAGGAACTGTTCTTGACGACAGCCAGCCCCTTCCCGGCGCCACCGTCAAAATAAAAGGTTCATCCAAAAGCATTACCACTGATGTAGACGGAAAATTTACCATCAATGACATTAAAGAAGGTGAATATAGTTTACAAATCAGCTATATTGGTTATACCTCTACTGATATCACCGTTAATTTAAAAACTGATGAAACTACAGACCTTGGAACAATAAAACTTTCGCAACCCAGAAAGAATATTGATGAAGTTATTGTTACCGGAACTTTAAAAAACACTGAGGCAAGAGCCTTAAACTTACAGAAAAATGCCATTAACATCACCAATGTTATTGCTTCTGACGGCATCGGAAAACTTCCGGATAGAAATGCAGCAGAAACTGTTCAGCGTGTGCAGGGAGTTTCTATTGAAAGAGATCAGGGAGAGGGAAGATTCGTTTCTTTAAGAGGACTTCCACCATTTTGGGCATCCACAACCATTAATGGAAACAGGCTTCCCACAGCAGAAGAAGAAACCACTTCCAGAGCTACAGCTTTTGACTTTTTTCCAACGGAACTGATTTCATACGTTCATGTCAATAAGTCTTTTACTCCTGATCTGGAAGCAGATGGAATTGGTGGCGGAGTCAACTTTATTACCAAAACGCCGCCTATGAAAACGGAGTTTAAAGCCACATTAGGAAGCGGTTACAATGCTAAAGCTGATAAAGGAGTCTATAATCTTGGTTTTTTATTTGGTGGTAGAACAAAGGATAAAAAATTCGGATACTTATTCAACTTTGCGCATTTTATCAGAAACTGGTCAACGGATAATTTTGAGGCGAGAAGAAGCGGTGATGAAGGGGTTTTCAGAATGGAGCTTCGTGATTATAACGGTGTGAGAAAGACAACCGGAATTAATGCTGCATTTGAATATGTGCTTTCTCCTAAAAATACCCTGTACTTAAAAGGAATGTATGGAACTTTATCTGATGATGAAACCCATTACAAACACAGAGTGCGGTTTGATAAGTTCAGTTCAGCTAATAATACAGCCAGAGTAGAGCTTCAGAATATCCATAACTTACTGATTACGGAGCTTACTTCAGTCTCATTAGGCGGGGTTCATAATTTAAATAAAGGAAAGATTGACTGGGATTTATCATATTACGACAATCAATTTAAGTATGGAAATATCCCTGATAAACAGAACAATTCTTACTACGTAATTAAATACACCCAATCCGGAGTTGGTATCAATCCTGATTATATTTCTGATCGTGGAAATGGCCCAAGAGCTTATTGGAAAGCCGATGGTGGAAAGCTGGATTACAAAAACCCTGATGCCTTATTTGGCTTCTATAGCAATCCTGATTTTAAAATGGATGCTACTCAGATGAAGTTTACCGATCTTGAGTTTTATAAGGTTTTCGTACAAGAAAAAGATAAGATTGTAGCAGCCTTCAATCATGAGATCAATGCTTCTGATAAACTGACCTTAAAATATGGCTTCAAGTACAGGGATAAAGAGCGTAATGCCAAGTTCTCTGATATTTTCTATAACTGGAGCAACGGAGCCGCTCCTCTTCTATCTGGCTACTCTCAATTTATTACCACCCAACCCAATGGAAGAAAGTACTTGAGCGAAATGAATGCTCATATCGGAAATACTTTCGGGCCAGTACTTTCTACCGGAGGAATGAATCAGTTTTGGTATGACAATCAGGGAAATCTGAAAATCAATACTGCAGATTCTGAATCGTTAGAATACAATAAAGCATTAGGAAGGAACTTCGACGTCTTTGAAAAACATGCGGATGCCTTCGGAATGGCAACTTATAAATTGAATGATAAGATCACCCTTTTAGGAGGAATCAGATTATCAAATACCAACACCAAGGTAAAAGGATATAATGTAATTGATGATGTTCTGACACCAGTAGAGCACACCAAAAATTATCTTGCTGTTCTCCCAATGCTTCATTTGAAATATACTTTGAATGATAAAACTAACCTTCGTTTTGCAGCAACAAGAACTTTTTCAAGACCTAATTTCGGAGATCTGACACCAGGCGGAACTTATAGTGAAGCAGACAATGAGTTTAAGGGTGGAAACCCTAATCTTAATCCGACCTATTCATTGAATTTTGACCTGATAGGGGAATATTATTTCTCAAATGTCGGAATTCTAAGTGGCGGTATTTTCTATAAATCTATTACAGATCCCATCTTCCAGGATTCTTTTATTGGAGAATATAATGGAATGAACGGAGTACAATTCACTGCCCCAAATAATGGAAATGCTGCATGGCTAGGTGGCCTTGAACTAGGAATTACCAAAAGATTTGATTTCCTGCCGGGCTTCCTTAAATATTTCGGAGCTCAGGTAAATGCCACCTTCATGACCTCTGAAATGGAAAAACCAAGCGGAAGAAAGGTAGCTCTTCCTTATCAGGCTAAAGAGCTGTATAACGTACAGCTATTCTTCGAGAAAAAAGGCTTCAATGCCAGAATAGCCTACAACTATAAAGGAAAATACGCTGTAGAATATGCAGAGGACGACATCAACGATTCTTATTATGGAAAATACAGCAGCTTAGACTTCGGAGGTTCTTATCAGTTCACCAAAAATATAGGGCTGTATATGGATATCAACAATATTCTGAACAAACCACTGATCTACCACTTCGGAAAAAATGAAGATCGTCCTGAGCAGGTTGAATACTACGGAGTACGATGTAACCTTGGAATAAAACTGAACTTCTAA
- a CDS encoding helix-turn-helix domain-containing protein, whose protein sequence is MNDFLIGIGKRLKDIRKKNNLTINELAFRANVSNGLVSRIENGRTIPSLPVLLDLIQSLDIDASYFFEGVEKKSNAKFIYVPKESQQVIEKEVEAEGFKYMHIFSKSLHSLGFEAVLLTLEPNSKREKVITDAWEFKFILKGEVKYIIDNEEVIMKEGDSLYFNGKFPHVPVSISNESCVMLVLYFYTA, encoded by the coding sequence ATGAATGACTTTTTAATAGGGATCGGAAAGAGATTAAAGGATATCAGGAAAAAAAACAACTTAACCATTAATGAACTGGCTTTCAGAGCGAATGTAAGTAATGGCCTTGTATCCCGTATCGAAAATGGAAGAACCATTCCTTCGCTTCCTGTTTTGCTGGATCTTATCCAATCATTGGATATTGATGCAAGCTACTTCTTTGAAGGAGTAGAAAAAAAGTCTAATGCAAAATTCATTTATGTTCCTAAAGAGAGTCAGCAGGTTATAGAAAAAGAGGTTGAAGCTGAAGGTTTTAAATACATGCACATTTTTAGCAAAAGCCTTCATTCATTAGGATTTGAAGCAGTATTGCTTACACTTGAACCCAATTCTAAAAGGGAAAAAGTAATTACAGATGCCTGGGAATTCAAATTTATTCTGAAAGGAGAAGTAAAGTACATCATTGATAATGAAGAAGTCATCATGAAAGAAGGAGACTCCTTATATTTCAATGGAAAGTTCCCCCACGTTCCGGTAAGCATCAGTAACGAAAGCTGTGTGATGCTTGTTCTTTATTTTTACACCGCTTAG
- a CDS encoding response regulator transcription factor — translation MKKIILIEDETSVVSFIKKGLQENGYEISVAFDGRTGVQLVQANDFDLVILDIMLPEMNGLDVCKEIRKTNQSVPILFLTALGTSENIVLGLESGGDDYLVKPFKFIELVARIKSLLRRSHNNGPQEIAEPEPDNEHVFQFSDLTVNDYTKKVTRAGEDITLTSTEYKLLVYFLHNPEKVISRAEILDAVWGVNYELGTNVVDVYVNYLRKKLDDRDDNKLIHTVIGMGYVLKKA, via the coding sequence ATGAAAAAAATAATTCTCATCGAAGACGAAACCAGTGTAGTATCTTTTATTAAAAAGGGGCTTCAGGAAAACGGATATGAAATTTCCGTGGCTTTTGACGGGCGTACCGGTGTACAGCTGGTGCAGGCTAATGACTTCGATTTGGTGATTTTAGATATTATGCTTCCGGAAATGAACGGACTGGATGTGTGTAAGGAAATCAGAAAAACCAACCAAAGTGTTCCGATTTTATTCTTAACCGCGTTGGGGACTTCTGAAAATATTGTTCTGGGACTGGAAAGTGGCGGAGATGATTACTTAGTGAAGCCTTTCAAATTTATTGAATTAGTAGCCCGTATAAAGTCTTTACTAAGAAGAAGCCATAATAATGGGCCGCAAGAGATTGCTGAGCCGGAACCAGATAATGAACATGTATTTCAGTTTTCAGATTTAACGGTAAACGATTATACGAAAAAGGTAACCCGCGCCGGAGAAGACATTACATTGACTTCTACAGAGTACAAATTGTTGGTTTATTTCCTTCATAATCCTGAAAAAGTGATTTCCAGAGCAGAAATATTAGATGCTGTATGGGGAGTAAATTATGAGTTGGGAACCAATGTGGTAGATGTTTATGTAAATTATTTAAGGAAAAAGCTGGATGATAGGGATGATAATAAATTGATTCATACGGTGATAGGAATGGGTTATGTTCTGAAAAAAGCATAA
- a CDS encoding sensor histidine kinase, with product MFNKVITNQTKTMVLLMLVFTVIILLFSGLVYFSIVNFSHQRFYELLKIRTATIVQIEKSKDHLDLPENYILSNLNDEELPMEKDYVFAVPTDSNFKKISQEVHIPDYFFKNVLKKGEDNYNDKEFYYIGQSFKYDDKDYIAIASAKNHYVIYYLGFLKRTLLTCIVLSLFFSMIFSFYLSKTLFRPILKITGKVKEISSENLHLRLEPQPDNKELNELVDTFNGMLNRIETSFETQNHLIGNVSHELRTPLTSIMGEADVALSISRTPEEYKETLEIILDEAEKLDRKIKALLMIAQTGFDGKIQKMDKVRMDQLLWDVIETLRKIDSRNNIYLDISMLPDNPKKLKVQGNEQLLHLAVANIISNGCKYSNFQQVKVSLGATDADVYIIVKDDGIGIPQQEMNKIYDPFFRASNTNNYEGYGIGLPLARNIVRMHHGELIVTSNENQGTTVQMRFPNFYSTQKETV from the coding sequence ATGTTTAATAAAGTGATAACAAATCAGACCAAAACGATGGTGCTTTTAATGTTGGTTTTTACCGTCATTATACTGTTATTTAGTGGTTTGGTTTACTTTTCAATTGTTAATTTTTCTCATCAGAGGTTTTATGAGCTTTTAAAAATTCGTACGGCTACTATTGTTCAGATAGAAAAAAGCAAGGATCACCTGGATCTCCCTGAAAATTATATTCTCAGCAATCTGAATGATGAGGAACTTCCGATGGAAAAAGATTATGTATTTGCTGTTCCAACAGATTCTAATTTCAAAAAAATCTCTCAGGAAGTTCATATTCCTGATTATTTCTTCAAAAATGTTCTGAAAAAAGGTGAGGATAACTATAATGATAAAGAATTCTATTACATCGGGCAGAGCTTTAAATATGATGATAAAGATTATATTGCTATTGCCTCAGCCAAAAACCATTACGTAATTTACTATCTAGGTTTCCTGAAAAGAACATTGCTTACCTGTATTGTGCTTTCGTTGTTCTTTAGTATGATTTTCTCATTTTATCTGTCGAAAACACTCTTTAGACCTATTCTTAAAATTACAGGGAAAGTAAAAGAAATCAGCTCAGAAAATCTTCATTTACGATTGGAGCCCCAACCGGATAATAAAGAACTGAATGAATTGGTGGACACCTTCAACGGAATGCTTAACCGTATCGAAACATCTTTTGAAACCCAGAATCATCTGATTGGAAATGTTTCCCATGAATTGAGAACTCCGCTTACTTCAATTATGGGAGAAGCTGATGTTGCTCTCTCTATAAGCAGAACACCGGAAGAATATAAAGAAACCCTTGAAATCATTCTGGATGAAGCCGAAAAGCTGGATAGAAAGATTAAAGCCCTATTAATGATTGCCCAAACCGGATTTGATGGGAAGATTCAGAAAATGGATAAGGTGAGAATGGATCAGTTGCTTTGGGATGTTATTGAAACCCTGAGAAAAATTGATTCCAGAAATAATATCTATCTGGATATCAGTATGCTTCCGGATAATCCTAAAAAATTAAAAGTACAGGGTAATGAGCAGCTTCTGCATCTTGCAGTGGCCAATATCATCAGCAATGGCTGCAAATATTCTAATTTCCAACAGGTTAAAGTTTCCTTGGGTGCGACAGATGCAGATGTTTACATCATTGTAAAAGATGACGGGATTGGAATTCCGCAACAGGAAATGAATAAAATCTATGATCCGTTTTTCAGAGCTTCTAATACTAATAACTACGAAGGCTATGGAATAGGGCTTCCATTGGCAAGAAACATCGTAAGAATGCATCATGGTGAACTGATTGTGACTTCCAATGAAAATCAGGGAACTACAGTACAGATGCGTTTCCCCAACTTTTATAGTACACAAAAAGAGACTGTGTAA